The following DNA comes from Anopheles arabiensis isolate DONGOLA chromosome 3, AaraD3, whole genome shotgun sequence.
ccttCATTTCAGCATCACCGCATCCTCATCCATTCTTCCATCCTTAAACCCCGGTACACTGCTCACGTAGCTACTATTCACTGCACTTTGACTGTTCGATAGAAATCGCTTCCCGTCGTTTCGAATCGGTTATTACAAGGTCTTCCAGCGGGGCTAAAGATGCTGTCATTTTGTCTCTTCTCTACTCCACCCTAACCGCCCCAAGGACCGTGATGTGCGAGTGATTATCGGAAGCTTTTCGCATGAAATTGCCCCGCAAGTGTTCTGCGAGGTAAGCAAAACAGACCCCCCCAAACGACGACGAACCTGCCGCGGGATAAATTTCCCCCGGGAGAGAgcgtgttttttccccttcttctTCCTTGTGACCATCGTTGCTCATTTTCGttccccttcttcttcttcctagGTCTACAATCTTGGTATGTACGGTGCAGAGTACGCCTGGATACTGCAGGACACGTACATCTCGTCCTGGTGGTTGGCGGGCGACTTACCCGAGACGGGTAGTGCCCCATGCAACTCCCGGGCACTGCTGACGGCGGTGGAGAACTTAATAATCGTCTCGAGCTACAATAGCATCGTTGGCATGGGCACTGCCCTGAGTGGATTggtaagcgtgtgtgtgtgtgtgtgtgctgtttcgcTTCGATCCATTTGCCGATAATCCCTTCCCATCCTTTCCCATCGGtcgttatttatttacattgctGTGCTCACTGTGCGGTGGGATTAAGAACCGCTGTTTGGTGATTGTTGTTTCTTCGCTTAATCGCCTTTTCCCAGACGAACGACATCTTTCTGCAGAAGCTGCGGGAAATGAACGTCACCGGTGCGGTGTCCCAGTTTGCGCCGCAAACGTACGATGCGGTGTGGGCGATGGCGCTGGCATTGCGTGGCGCCGAACGATCCTGGTCCCAGTCGGTGCCGCACCGGGTCCGGCTGGCCGATTACGACTACACGCGGTACGATATCGCTCAGGAGCTGTTGCGGCAGTTCGATCTGCTCAAGTTTAATGGAATCTCGGGACCGGTTTCGTTCGAGGGTGCGGACCGAATTGGGACGACCTCGTTCCATCAGATCCGGGCAGGGCAGCTGGAGATGATTGCGTTTTACTATCCTAAGAATGCGACGCTCGACTTTGGCTGCCGGTACTGTGTGCCGATCGTGTGGCCGGGGGGTCAGGTGCCGATTGCGAAGAGGATACTGAGGCTGAGGGTGGATACGATCGATCCGTTTGCGTTCTACACGGTGGTGATACTGTCGCTGATCGGGATTGGGATTTCGGTGCTGTTTTTGGGACTGAATTTGAGGTTCCGGAAACTGAAGTGAGTGTTGATGGTTTAATGGAATCACCCCAAAATTCTTGATTTAATTATcaattttttctgttttttgttgcagagCCATCAAGCTATCGAGTCCCAAGCTCAGCACGATCACTGTCTGCGGTTGTATGCTCGTGTACACGGCCACCATTCTGCTCGGCCTGGACCATTCCACACTACCCTGGTCGAGCGTTACCTTCTCCACCATCTGTATGGCAAGGATCTACTTCTTGTCGGCGGGTTTTTCACTTGCCTTTGGCTCAATGTTTGCAAAAACGTTCCGCGTCTATCGTATCTTCACGCACAGCGCCGGAGGACTTTGTCGGGACAAGATCCTGCGAGACACGCAGCTTATCTCGGTGATCGGTGCACTGCTGCTCGTGGATGCTTTCGTCGTCTCGTTCTGGATGGCGGCCGATCCGATGGAACGGCATCTGCACAACCTTTCCCTGGAGATCAGCACCACCGATCGGAGTGTGGTGTTCCTTCCCCAGGTGGAACTCTGTCGCTCAAGGCACTACGAAAGCTGGCTTGGCATGCTGTACGCTTACAAGggactactgctgctggtcggtGTGTATATGGCGTGGCAGACGAGGAACGTAAAGATATCGGCACTGAACGATTCGCAGTACATTGGCATCTCGGTGTACAGTGTGGTGATCACCAGTGCGAGTGTGGTCGTGCTAGCGAACCTTCTCTACGAGCGAGTGACGTTAGCGTTCATCATAACGGCGGGATTCGTGCTGATCTCAACGACGGCCAcactttgtttgctgtttctgCCCAAGATTAAGGACATCTTCGAGAAGGGCGAAGTGTACGATCCGATCATCCACAGCATGGGGCTGAAGATGGAGTTCAATACGCGCCGGTTTGTGCTGGACGATCGTCGGGAGCTTCAATTTCGGGTGGAGGTACAGAATCGAGTCTACCGGAAGGAGTTGGAGCTGTTGGACGCCGAAATTTGTCGCCTGGAGCGAGCACTTCAGGAGCGATCGCCACAAAGTTCGCCGCTTTCTTCCGAACCCAACCTGCCCGACTCGCGACCTTGCGCGATCGCCCGGCCTCACGGGTCTAGTGGACTgcccatgctgctgctgtcggtgcTTCCACCGATAATTCCGCGTGCCAGCTGGCCCTCGGTCGATCCAATGCTTTCGCCCATGAAGCGGAACATCGCTTTCAGCTCGCAGCCCAAAATCGATCCAGCAGTAACGCTCGCCCCAACCGGTAGCCGTGAACGCATTCTAACCTCCAACAGTCGTGTtggaagcgacgaacctcacACACTCCCCAATGGATCGAGTTCCGGTGTGATGGGCAAGATAAGGCACATGTTTGCCCCACGATTGCACAAAACTCCCTCGGCCACGATGCTCGGAGGCACGGGTTCATCGACGAGCGCGATACGCAAATCGGCCCTAGCCATCTTCAACGAAATCGACACCGAAGACGATCTGCCCCAGTCGATCTACACCATCGACAAACCGACCAGGGAGGAGCTTACACTGACCGGGTCCGAACCGCGCGTTAACTTTGTGCTGCCACCGAACGGACGGAGACGTTCCTCGACGGTACAGCAGCAAGGTCCGGTGAGGGATCGTATCCGAGGTTCGCCCCGTTTCCCGCACCGTATCTGCCCGCAGACGACGAGCCTTACGGAGCTGGGCATCGAGCGACCGCGCATCAGCTTCCTCACGGTCAAAAGCTGTGAGCAGATCCACGGCAAACCGTGCGAATCGCGCGCCAAGTGGAAATCGATGGACTCGTTCTCGAAGAGCGTCGGTTCGCAGTAATTCGTTGCAAGGGTCGTTAAACAGCAATGTTCTGTGAACGTGAATGCTAAAAATCGCTCAATGAGTTAGAAGTTCTCAGCCGTGTTGAGTGTGCTGTGTAGCGTAACAATCAGTAACAACGTGTTCGTTGAGAACCCTCCTCCCCCAACCCCACAAACAGAGCTTATCCCCTCTCCACACAAAACCAATTCGGATGTTTGTTGTGCAAACCCACACTGTTCTTCGCTTTTTCTAcgctgttttgtgtgtatgtgctagGAAAGAAATCAAACCATCACTCGTCAATCGAACCACCCCGGAGACAGAAACAACATTCAACTCCAAACACACATTATGCACGCAAAGCCGCACCAAAATAAACGATCGCGTAAATATAATAGCTCGGttaggtaaaacaaaaatctcgaATCTTGGTTTTACTTGCCAATGGTctgttggtaaacaaaaaaaaatgtgttacaGAGCAAAACTTAACAACTCAACTAAGACAACATGTCGTCAAAACACAGCGCATTGGAGGGGGGGGTCGGAATGGATGCTTACGGGCTAACGTTACGGGAAAATGGTGACAGTGGTGCTTGGGTGCAATCCTAATGATCGTGTGAGTATGGGTGTTTTCCGTTGTGTCACTATCGCTTGTCACCACCGTCACCGATCACCGTTTTTGAATCTAGTTTAAATCGTTTGTGCTGAGTTTCGTAAAGCTATCGGTCAGGTCCTCGTCGTTGTCGATCCGGTCGGCTTGGCCGGTTTGtccttgctgttgttgttgctgctgctgctgctgctgctgctgctgctgttgtaactGCTGTGTCGCTAAGAGAGCCTTTATTGCTTGCTGCTGGTTCGAGGCCGAATGTTGTTGGTAATTCCCACCGGACGTCTGCATGTTCGCCGTCTGCTCGAGCCGGTTTAGGTCGGTCGTGGAAAGTGACCCCAGTACGGAGCGCAACTCGGACGAGTTGAACACCGGATCGAGGTTGGCCAGATCGAGGTTCATGTAAAAGTCGGACCCCAGCGAGGGTGGGCCCACGTTCGGCTGGTTGTTCGTGTTTGCCGTGCTCATCGCCATTAGTGGATCGCCGGTTGCGAGTGGGAGCGTGCCAAAGTTGAGCAAGTTGAACGGGTTCtgttgctgcggctgcggctgACTAGGGCCGTTCTGGGTGTGTGATGGTACGGGCTGGACCCAACCGTTCGACGGACCGGGCAGGTTGGTTTCAAACATTGGCACGCTTGCATTGGGCTGGGTGGCGGCGTTAGAGAACCCTGTCCCGAACTGGCCGAACAGATTGCCCATCGTACCGCCGGTACCGCCGAGTGTGGTGTAGGCCGGTGGCGTTGGCGTTACATTGCCAGGGTCAAGCGGTGAGATGGGGCCACCGATGCCCGGGGAGGGCGTGAGAGTAGCCGGTGAACGGTCTGGACCGGGGGAGGTGCTCTGGGCGGTAAACATGGGCTGCATCGGTTGCAGCTGGTACTGGTTGGAGGGATTGTGGCTCGGAGAGTCTGTGAAAGAAACGGGGaagggaatgagtgaattaGAACAGGTAAAACAGATAAATTGAAGTTGTTGCTTACCTCCCGGTTCATTTTTGATTTCCTCTTTTGGCATCTGTTGAAAAGCACTTGCATTGTGGTAGGTATAAATACCTCCTGGAAAATTAGAAAACATGTAAAGAATTAAGAAACAATTCAAATTTACATATTCAACTAGCTAAGAGTAACATCAccaaaaaacatgcaaaaacaatttaaaaaaatgacaaaactaACATAAAACCATGCACGAAAGTATGATTAGAAATTGTTAGAGAAGGTAACAGatgaagtaaaaaataaacccaaaaacaaaactgtcaaAGCCACTCAAACaagcacacgtacacataaACACGCTATTCTAAATCAGTTAGCTGATGTGAACACTATTAACGCTTAAATCGTACCTACGCTCACGCACACTTACTCTTACGCTTGTACTAAAGATGACGCGAAACGTAACTTCTAGCCTGTAATTGACCGATTTACCTACAAACACTCTCTGTAACGATTAACAAATTCAACGCTTTTCAACtcattttccactttttccACACCACGGCTTTTTATTTGTTACATCTTTTATAAAGAttcacatttttttctgttcacgCTTAGCTGCTGCTTTCATCTTCGGTAAGTATTAAACTAGTAAAAACTAACTCAAGTCGCTCTGCGACAAATTTACGGAGCCAACATTGAGCTCACATTTGTTACCTAATTGCTAGTATAAGTGGTATaggggagtttttttgtttgtattattgTATTTGGTTTCAATATTTCGCATGCTGCAAGACTTGAGTTTACTTCTTTTGAGTTTCTTATTTAGAGTTAATATTACAAAGACGTTTTTATATAGAGATTGTAGAACACTGCACTCAAATTCTCCTTTTCAGCAAGACCAATGTGCCCAATAGTTGCTTCGTTTTACAGTTCTTTAAGTCACcaattttaaatacatttattcTATATATTTAGGTATATAGTTTACCAAATTCGTTCGAGATGaccaacaataaaaaaaacaaacagaaaacaacagaaaataaCTCAAAACCACTTTGCAAAGAACTAGTACTACCAGCTCCTACCTACtaccttccatgtttttttttgtgacaaAAAAGTACATGTAAACGCTTTTAAATGACATCCGATCAAAATTCactataattataataaaataggGAAGGCTCGTGTTAGGAGCTCTCGCCCCCCTGCTAAGTACAACATTGTAAAAAAGGTATTTCGTTCTACTGCGCTCTCCAAAGCTCTCCTACAAACATCTGACCGAGCAAGCTCCGCTTCATCTGGTTGTCAAAAAAGATGACACGagtccctttttttttaaataccaatacaaaaattcaacatctgAACACCTTAGATGCCCACAAACCTCCCCCTGGACAATGTCGGCAACAATACAAAGGTTCGTTATTTTCAAAACTGTCCTACGCACCGGGTCGCACATGCGCGTTCTCGCACGTGCTGCTAACAAATTTCACAAATAGATGGCAATGTTGCTTCGTTCAAATTGTTACGAGTTTACGCTAACGgatttactgttttttgtgtgtatcaTTTCACTCGTTAGTTAACCCTTTTACCGtagttttttggttttttgttacttGTTATTTGTTTAGGTACGATCAATTCCAATTTTCTACCATCACCGGCGACGACAACTTCCAATGAGCCCAAAGGAGCAAACAACAATTAGGAACCACCAACAGCCCAACTCGAATTCCACTACAACCTCTCCACCAGTCCAAGACAAGCCAATAAAATGGATGTTAACCCTTTATGTTTTGCTCCCAAAAATGCCAAACaacagttgtttttttgtgtgtgttttgatgcTACAAAATGATGAATTGTGGACGGAAGCATCTCCAGACATGAAGATACACACAGGAAGAGAGAACAAGGACAGAGGACACCAAATTGGACACAGAAATATCACAAAAACACGAAGACTAGTGCAGGACGAAATGACGATAACTACAGTATGAGAATGAGTAAACCCAGTGGTAAACGAAGTCGAAAGAGATCAACTATACAGGATGGGATGGGCTTATGGAGCTTAGCGATTGTGCAGTTTGAATGGACGAAGTAGACAACGGACCCTCCACCAAGAAAGAGGACTAACGCAACGGAAGGAAAATATGTaagatgtgtgtttgtgcgggtAATGGGGAAATGGTGTATCCAGAACCAGTAAAAAAATACCCCGCAAAGCTTCGAAAGATGTTGGTGTAACTTACGGGGTAAACCGCTCGTCGACGCACTCTGTCCGCCGGTTGCGTCCAGCTGCGACAGGTTCGGTATATTGCCCGGCATGCCCAGACTGCTCGGGGGCGATGGGCCCGGCAATGGGGCCGTTACTACcggcaaaaacacattcgACGAACCCGCCAGCTTCTGCCGCTTTCTTCGGAGATCGACTGTTTAGGTTCAgattttgcgttttgtttttggggaaACAAgcagttggtgtgtgtgtttgcgtgcgcacgcgtgtgtgtggggaggaCCGCGAAAACCGCAAAATaatatgcaaaaacaaaaaagaaaagaaaaacgttaCATTAGTATCATTGTGTTCTGGACAGGATGAGTTTCAATTGCTCTATGATATGCATAAGAAATCATTGCTCTGGAGGAGCTCCGGGCATAAAAGGGgatcaaaaataaaatggtTCAGCTCCTCTCAAACATCGCTATCGGTGACCATTCGCGTGAGTTGGCTCTGctggaactgctgctgctgctgctgctgctgctggttcagTGGATACTGTTGGGAACTGCTGGCGAGTGGATTCGGCTCAACCGGCGCGTAGTAGCAGGACGTTTCGTCAAACTCGCTCAGTGCCGCGTTCGGTGCGATCGACGTGTAAAGCGCAAAGTGTTCCGCCTCGGTCAGATCGACGTTCGGGTCGAGTTGCACCCCGTAGTTACCCTCGACCAGATTCTTTATGCTGCGAGCGTCCGCGATCGCGACCAGCTCGAGATTTCCGTCCTGTATCGGCACATCCAGCTGCAGCGCACTGACCGCTTTACGATCGAGCGGTGGCAGCGAAGCCGTACTGGCCCGCTCGTACGAATCATTGCCCGGGAGCGACAGGTGCGTACCGCTGCCACCGTTGCGCGACTGCATGCCACCTGTCGGCCCATCGCCCTTCAGCGGGATGTAGATATAGTCCGGACAGTTCGCATCCGAAGCGGGTCGCCTTGCACTGACGCTACTAACACTGCGCGCGACCGGTTTGCCCGTTTTGCGCTTCTCCCCAGAAGCATCACGCAGCGAACCCTTACGATGCGTCGACTGACCCTCCTTGCCCTCCAAGTCCACGCAAAGGCTCGGTTCCTTCGAACCACCCGGTGTGTTTTTGCGGTTCAGCGTGTTGGTGCTAGCGGTCAGGTCGGATTTGCTCTTCTTGCGCGAGAAAAGCTTCGAGAAGAAGCCCGGCTTCTTGGCGCCATTCTTCGGCAGCGTGTTAGAATCACTCGCCCCATTGCCACCCGAGGACGACTTCGTCGGGGATGTAGGTGGCGTCGGGGGAAGCTTCTTGTTGAGCGGACTGTCGGGAGTTTTCATGATGATGATCTGATCGGACTGGGGCCGCGGGGCCAGACTGCGCATCGAACCCTTGCGAATGATCGTGTTCAGCAGCACCTCGTCGTTCGCGTCGAGCGCGTTGTTTTCCTTGTTCTGTACGCTCGGTTTGGCACGCTTCGGTGGCAGCGGTGGTAGCTTTTCCAGCTCCTGCGAATCACGCTTCAGCGAGGTCACGTCGATCGTGGGCACGTGCAGTGGTTCGACCGCATCGTACACGCCCGCGTCCAGCTTGGCGTGCTCGGGGCGTGGTGGAATCGGTGGACCGAGCGTGATCGAGAGCGGGTTCTTGAACGCACGCTGAAGGCTGGTGTAGGTCGCCGCATCGTCAAACACCTCGTCAATGTCCATCGGTTGGCCACCGGGCGAGCCGAGTTGGACGGGGACGGTTTGCTCGAGCTGCTTCAACTCCTGCTCCAGCATTAGGTTCTCCCGGCGCAGCTGATGATCCGTGTAGATCTCGTCCAGCTCGGCCACCTGCTCCAACAGTTCCTTCAGTGTCTGATCGTCATCCGGAACGGCGGCAGaaccagtagcagcagcagcaggggcaACAGGAACCATTCCGTTGGCATTTTCATCGACTTGGTTGTTCGTGCCATCGGGCAGATCGAACGAATTGGGCTGAAAAACGTTGTTGTTCGTGTCACCGGTAACCATCTGATTGTCATCGCCCGAGCCCGAACCACCGTCGTTGAATTCGTTTCGTTGTATCCATTCGGTCGTTTTCTGATCGCTCGTGACCGCCTCCGCCACGAACGGTTTGTCCTCCACGTTCGGTGTGTCGAGCACGATCACCTCCACCTGCTCGGTGCGCTGGGGCGCGAACCCATTGGTCGGCTTCATCTGCTGCTCCAGGGCGGACCGGTTCGAGCCCTCGAGCAGGATGCGCTTGAACAGCTGGTTCTCGGGCGTGTCGGAGCTAGGATTTTTCATGAGTTCACGGTGCAGTGCCGAAAACCGACGCCTACCTGTGTCTAGCGGGATGAACTGGAAGTCACGCGCCTCCGAGTAGGTGTTGTCCGACGGGCGTTCCAGCTGTACGAAGACCTGGATGTGAAGAATGGAAGGAGGTGCATCACAAACAACCAATACCTCTCTCGGGTTGCTCAATGGTACTCACCCGCACCGGATCACTGATGTCGATCGTTCTGTACGGTGGCGTCCGGAAGCTGATCGCCACCTGTTTGTGCACGTCAGTGTGCGAAAATTCCGCATAGTTCTCCCACACCGTCGCGTTGCCCTTCTTCTCGAAAAAGCGCACCTTAATGTCCTCCTTTACCACCTTCTCGCACAGCAGTATGATCTCCTTGCCACCGGACACCGGGGCGGTACAGTCACTCAGCCGGCAGATGATCAGATCCGACATCGCCTTCTTGTCGTAGATGATGTCCGACACGACCGGCGTGAGCGGCTCGGTAAAGCGGCCCCGCTGCTGACCCTCGAGAAACACCTGGAAGCACAGTCGGACAGCGTTGAGGTCAATCGAGCCGGGCTCCTTCGCGTGACCGAATCCAGCTGCAAAGTGAAATGGGAATTAAATGTCCGAAGTTCGAAACAATTTCTAGCAAAGCAAACTTACTTCTGAATGGATCGACCCGAATTTCCTGGCGCAGTCGGAGCGCCTCCTCGACGTCCTTCTTCTTGACGCACTGAATGCCCAAATTGTTAAACGTGTAGCTCATCGTCGTGCTGTTGATCTCCACCGTACAGACACCCTTCTTGCAGCCCTCCTTTCCGACCAGATTGTGCGGATGGGGCTTATGCTCGGGACCTTCCTTGGTGACGCAGGACACAACGACCACTGCCCGACCCCGATACCCGTGCACCTGTATGCTCGGGAACGTTTTTTGTTCGGCC
Coding sequences within:
- the LOC120904265 gene encoding embryonic polarity protein dorsal isoform X4, whose translation is MAGYVNGADAAFLPIEGILGESDLLDDIIHVIGKDIREEMPPVPNQRPYVEITEQPHPKALRFRYECEGRSAGSIPGVNTTAEQKTFPSIQVHGYRGRAVVVVSCVTKEGPEHKPHPHNLVGKEGCKKGVCTVEINSTTMSYTFNNLGIQCVKKKDVEEALRLRQEIRVDPFRTGFGHAKEPGSIDLNAVRLCFQVFLEGQQRGRFTEPLTPVVSDIIYDKKAMSDLIICRLSDCTAPVSGGKEIILLCEKVVKEDIKVRFFEKKGNATVWENYAEFSHTDVHKQVAISFRTPPYRTIDISDPVRVFVQLERPSDNTYSEARDFQFIPLDTGRRRFSALHRELMKNPSSDTPENQLFKRILLEGSNRSALEQQMKPTNGFAPQRTEQVEVIVLDTPNVEDKPFVAEAVTSDQKTTEWIQRNEFNDGGSGSGDDNQMVTGDTNNNVFQPNSFDLPDGTNNQVDENANGMVPVAPAAAATGSAAVPDDDQTLKELLEQVAELDEIYTDHQLRRENLMLEQELKQLEQTVPVQLGSPGGQPMDIDEVFDDAATYTSLQRAFKNPLSITLGPPIPPRPEHAKLDAGVYDAVEPLHVPTIDVTSLKRDSQELEKLPPLPPKRAKPSVQNKENNALDANDEVLLNTIIRKGSMRSLAPRPQSDQIIIMKTPDSPLNKKLPPTPPTSPTKSSSGGNGASDSNTLPKNGAKKPGFFSKLFSRKKSKSDLTASTNTLNRKNTPGGSKEPSLCVDLEGKEGQSTHRKGSLRDASGEKRKTGKPVARSVSSVSARRPASDANCPDYIYIPLKGDGPTGGMQSRNGGSGTHLSLPGNDSYERASTASLPPLDRKAVSALQLDVPIQDGNLELVAIADARSIKNLVEGNYGVQLDPNVDLTEAEHFALYTSIAPNAALSEFDETSCYYAPVEPNPLASSSQQYPLNQQQQQQQQQFQQSQLTRMVTDSDV
- the LOC120904265 gene encoding embryonic polarity protein dorsal isoform X5, with translation MPPVPNQRPYVEITEQPHPKALRFRYECEGRSAGSIPGVNTTAEQKTFPSIQVHGYRGRAVVVVSCVTKEGPEHKPHPHNLVGKEGCKKGVCTVEINSTTMSYTFNNLGIQCVKKKDVEEALRLRQEIRVDPFRTGFGHAKEPGSIDLNAVRLCFQVFLEGQQRGRFTEPLTPVVSDIIYDKKAMSDLIICRLSDCTAPVSGGKEIILLCEKVVKEDIKVRFFEKKGNATVWENYAEFSHTDVHKQVAISFRTPPYRTIDISDPVRVFVQLERPSDNTYSEARDFQFIPLDTGRRRFSALHRELMKNPSSDTPENQLFKRILLEGSNRSALEQQMKPTNGFAPQRTEQVEVIVLDTPNVEDKPFVAEAVTSDQKTTEWIQRNEFNDGGSGSGDDNQMVTGDTNNNVFQPNSFDLPDGTNNQVDENANGMVPVAPAAAATGSAAVPDDDQTLKELLEQVAELDEIYTDHQLRRENLMLEQELKQLEQTVPVQLGSPGGQPMDIDEVFDDAATYTSLQRAFKNPLSITLGPPIPPRPEHAKLDAGVYDAVEPLHVPTIDVTSLKRDSQELEKLPPLPPKRAKPSVQNKENNALDANDEVLLNTIIRKGSMRSLAPRPQSDQIIIMKTPDSPLNKKLPPTPPTSPTKSSSGGNGASDSNTLPKNGAKKPGFFSKLFSRKKSKSDLTASTNTLNRKNTPGGSKEPSLCVDLEGKEGQSTHRKGSLRDASGEKRKTGKPVARSVSSVSARRPASDANCPDYIYIPLKGDGPTGGMQSRNGGSGTHLSLPGNDSYERASTASLPPLDRKAVSALQLDVPIQDGNLELVAIADARSIKNLVEGNYGVQLDPNVDLTEAEHFALYTSIAPNAALSEFDETSCYYAPVEPNPLASSSQQYPLNQQQQQQQQQFQQSQLTRMVTDSDV
- the LOC120904265 gene encoding embryonic polarity protein dorsal isoform X3; the encoded protein is MAGYVNGAGIDLLDDINAAFLPIEGILGESDLLDDIIHVIGKDIREEMPPVPNQRPYVEITEQPHPKALRFRYECEGRSAGSIPGVNTTAEQKTFPSIQVHGYRGRAVVVVSCVTKEGPEHKPHPHNLVGKEGCKKGVCTVEINSTTMSYTFNNLGIQCVKKKDVEEALRLRQEIRVDPFRTGFGHAKEPGSIDLNAVRLCFQVFLEGQQRGRFTEPLTPVVSDIIYDKKAMSDLIICRLSDCTAPVSGGKEIILLCEKVVKEDIKVRFFEKKGNATVWENYAEFSHTDVHKQVAISFRTPPYRTIDISDPVRVFVQLERPSDNTYSEARDFQFIPLDTGRRRFSALHRELMKNPSSDTPENQLFKRILLEGSNRSALEQQMKPTNGFAPQRTEQVEVIVLDTPNVEDKPFVAEAVTSDQKTTEWIQRNEFNDGGSGSGDDNQMVTGDTNNNVFQPNSFDLPDGTNNQVDENANGMVPVAPAAAATGSAAVPDDDQTLKELLEQVAELDEIYTDHQLRRENLMLEQELKQLEQTVPVQLGSPGGQPMDIDEVFDDAATYTSLQRAFKNPLSITLGPPIPPRPEHAKLDAGVYDAVEPLHVPTIDVTSLKRDSQELEKLPPLPPKRAKPSVQNKENNALDANDEVLLNTIIRKGSMRSLAPRPQSDQIIIMKTPDSPLNKKLPPTPPTSPTKSSSGGNGASDSNTLPKNGAKKPGFFSKLFSRKKSKSDLTASTNTLNRKNTPGGSKEPSLCVDLEGKEGQSTHRKGSLRDASGEKRKTGKPVARSVSSVSARRPASDANCPDYIYIPLKGDGPTGGMQSRNGGSGTHLSLPGNDSYERASTASLPPLDRKAVSALQLDVPIQDGNLELVAIADARSIKNLVEGNYGVQLDPNVDLTEAEHFALYTSIAPNAALSEFDETSCYYAPVEPNPLASSSQQYPLNQQQQQQQQQFQQSQLTRMVTDSDV
- the LOC120904265 gene encoding embryonic polarity protein dorsal isoform X2 gives rise to the protein MAGYVNGAAGIDLLDDINAAFLPIEGILGESDLLDDIIHVIGKDIREEMPPVPNQRPYVEITEQPHPKALRFRYECEGRSAGSIPGVNTTAEQKTFPSIQVHGYRGRAVVVVSCVTKEGPEHKPHPHNLVGKEGCKKGVCTVEINSTTMSYTFNNLGIQCVKKKDVEEALRLRQEIRVDPFRTGFGHAKEPGSIDLNAVRLCFQVFLEGQQRGRFTEPLTPVVSDIIYDKKAMSDLIICRLSDCTAPVSGGKEIILLCEKVVKEDIKVRFFEKKGNATVWENYAEFSHTDVHKQVAISFRTPPYRTIDISDPVRVFVQLERPSDNTYSEARDFQFIPLDTGRRRFSALHRELMKNPSSDTPENQLFKRILLEGSNRSALEQQMKPTNGFAPQRTEQVEVIVLDTPNVEDKPFVAEAVTSDQKTTEWIQRNEFNDGGSGSGDDNQMVTGDTNNNVFQPNSFDLPDGTNNQVDENANGMVPVAPAAAATGSAAVPDDDQTLKELLEQVAELDEIYTDHQLRRENLMLEQELKQLEQTVPVQLGSPGGQPMDIDEVFDDAATYTSLQRAFKNPLSITLGPPIPPRPEHAKLDAGVYDAVEPLHVPTIDVTSLKRDSQELEKLPPLPPKRAKPSVQNKENNALDANDEVLLNTIIRKGSMRSLAPRPQSDQIIIMKTPDSPLNKKLPPTPPTSPTKSSSGGNGASDSNTLPKNGAKKPGFFSKLFSRKKSKSDLTASTNTLNRKNTPGGSKEPSLCVDLEGKEGQSTHRKGSLRDASGEKRKTGKPVARSVSSVSARRPASDANCPDYIYIPLKGDGPTGGMQSRNGGSGTHLSLPGNDSYERASTASLPPLDRKAVSALQLDVPIQDGNLELVAIADARSIKNLVEGNYGVQLDPNVDLTEAEHFALYTSIAPNAALSEFDETSCYYAPVEPNPLASSSQQYPLNQQQQQQQQQFQQSQLTRMVTDSDV
- the LOC120904265 gene encoding embryonic polarity protein dorsal isoform X1, coding for MSFPTRPYDPLSSGSVSRFRPTGDDACERRYNSSASSDTSTSSSDYEYLNLFHKLDHLQRSPLAGMYNMIVHSNPDIVVNSAVSTSCSTGSAGGDKENVHTVLPSPTITVTSPPPPPATTTPQEQHESPSKEPLSPIIPSKPIQKPSPAPQPEVHVIGKDIREEMPPVPNQRPYVEITEQPHPKALRFRYECEGRSAGSIPGVNTTAEQKTFPSIQVHGYRGRAVVVVSCVTKEGPEHKPHPHNLVGKEGCKKGVCTVEINSTTMSYTFNNLGIQCVKKKDVEEALRLRQEIRVDPFRTGFGHAKEPGSIDLNAVRLCFQVFLEGQQRGRFTEPLTPVVSDIIYDKKAMSDLIICRLSDCTAPVSGGKEIILLCEKVVKEDIKVRFFEKKGNATVWENYAEFSHTDVHKQVAISFRTPPYRTIDISDPVRVFVQLERPSDNTYSEARDFQFIPLDTGRRRFSALHRELMKNPSSDTPENQLFKRILLEGSNRSALEQQMKPTNGFAPQRTEQVEVIVLDTPNVEDKPFVAEAVTSDQKTTEWIQRNEFNDGGSGSGDDNQMVTGDTNNNVFQPNSFDLPDGTNNQVDENANGMVPVAPAAAATGSAAVPDDDQTLKELLEQVAELDEIYTDHQLRRENLMLEQELKQLEQTVPVQLGSPGGQPMDIDEVFDDAATYTSLQRAFKNPLSITLGPPIPPRPEHAKLDAGVYDAVEPLHVPTIDVTSLKRDSQELEKLPPLPPKRAKPSVQNKENNALDANDEVLLNTIIRKGSMRSLAPRPQSDQIIIMKTPDSPLNKKLPPTPPTSPTKSSSGGNGASDSNTLPKNGAKKPGFFSKLFSRKKSKSDLTASTNTLNRKNTPGGSKEPSLCVDLEGKEGQSTHRKGSLRDASGEKRKTGKPVARSVSSVSARRPASDANCPDYIYIPLKGDGPTGGMQSRNGGSGTHLSLPGNDSYERASTASLPPLDRKAVSALQLDVPIQDGNLELVAIADARSIKNLVEGNYGVQLDPNVDLTEAEHFALYTSIAPNAALSEFDETSCYYAPVEPNPLASSSQQYPLNQQQQQQQQQFQQSQLTRMVTDSDV